A stretch of the Deinococcus aestuarii genome encodes the following:
- the galE gene encoding UDP-glucose 4-epimerase GalE, translating into MNLLVTGGAGYIGSHTVRRLMEAGHHVTVLDNLSSGHTEALPQGAAFERTDLLDFEAVRDLFQRVKPEAVIHFAALIEVGESMRAPARYYRNNVVGSLNLLQANAETVKAPVVFSSTAAVYGDAEVTPIPEDAPKGPTSVYGETKLMTEHMLDAFERAHGVRHVKLRYFNVCGAEPGGLIGEDHPNKTHLIELALLTALGQREKMMIFGEDYPTPDGTCIRDYIHVVDLADAHVLAVQALADGAASTAYNVGLGHGFSVKQVLDAVDAVIAEDGLPPLKREIAPRRPGDPPSLVADSRRIQEELGWTPHFTDLRGIIRTAWEWHRSHPHGFRK; encoded by the coding sequence ATGAATCTCCTCGTCACCGGGGGCGCCGGATACATCGGCAGCCACACCGTCCGCCGCCTGATGGAGGCTGGGCACCACGTCACCGTCCTCGACAACCTCTCCAGCGGCCACACCGAGGCCCTGCCTCAGGGCGCGGCCTTCGAACGGACCGACCTGCTCGACTTTGAGGCGGTGCGCGACCTGTTCCAGCGGGTCAAGCCGGAGGCGGTCATCCATTTCGCCGCCCTGATCGAGGTGGGCGAGAGTATGCGCGCGCCTGCCCGCTACTACCGCAACAACGTGGTGGGCAGCCTCAACCTGCTTCAGGCGAATGCGGAGACCGTCAAGGCGCCCGTCGTCTTCAGCTCGACCGCCGCCGTGTACGGGGACGCGGAGGTGACGCCCATCCCCGAGGACGCGCCCAAGGGCCCGACGAGCGTGTACGGGGAGACGAAGCTGATGACCGAGCACATGCTCGACGCCTTCGAGCGGGCACACGGCGTCCGCCACGTCAAGCTGCGGTACTTCAACGTCTGCGGGGCCGAGCCGGGCGGGCTCATCGGCGAGGACCACCCCAACAAGACCCACCTGATCGAACTCGCGCTGCTGACCGCCCTCGGCCAGCGCGAGAAGATGATGATCTTCGGGGAGGACTACCCCACCCCCGACGGCACCTGCATCCGCGACTACATCCACGTCGTGGACCTCGCCGACGCGCACGTGCTGGCGGTCCAGGCGTTGGCGGACGGCGCGGCGAGCACCGCCTACAACGTCGGCCTGGGGCACGGCTTCAGCGTGAAGCAGGTCCTCGACGCGGTGGACGCGGTGATCGCCGAAGACGGCCTGCCGCCCCTGAAGCGCGAGATCGCCCCGCGCCGACCGGGCGACCCGCCGAGCCTCGTCGCCGACAGCCGCCGCATCCAGGAGGAACTCGGCTGGACCCCGCACTTCACCGACCTCAGGGGCATCATCCGCACCGCCTGGGAGTGGCACCGCTCGCACCCGCACGGCTTCCGGAAGTAG
- a CDS encoding helix-turn-helix transcriptional regulator, whose protein sequence is MGEPLPQDPERHEPPSTDTQRRSTWRKAQRLRLIEDELRSRPLTSRELADLLREPIRTVQRALSDLEQMSRGVEKRGGRYHIPHRREPLDPVEVLTVHAAVRLLYHHAPAHHSRYISALHKIAHSLPEATRRVLNESVVVNTARRSDDGTLERVALAWERHQVLRFDYKRPNGELERGNELCVYFVEVSRANLAPYVIGLERRRRGEVRTFKLGRMLNPATLSDTYTIPEDFNPRDYLTDAWGVIGGQNPITVRLRFTPDAAYRVLEGGYPNASEPLIYADGSVELDIRAGTDHTGLPRELIPWILSWGPRVDVLGPAFVRRHWLGELRAALRRHEPEFGAAGEAPVSPEPHPPS, encoded by the coding sequence GTGGGCGAACCCCTACCCCAGGACCCGGAACGGCACGAGCCGCCGTCCACCGACACCCAGAGACGCAGCACCTGGCGCAAGGCTCAGCGCCTGCGGCTGATCGAGGACGAGTTGCGGTCCCGGCCCCTGACCAGCCGCGAACTCGCCGACCTGCTCCGCGAGCCCATCCGCACGGTCCAGCGGGCCCTGAGCGACCTCGAACAGATGAGCCGGGGGGTGGAGAAACGGGGCGGGAGGTACCACATCCCCCACCGCCGCGAGCCGCTCGATCCGGTGGAGGTGCTGACCGTCCACGCCGCCGTGCGGCTGCTCTACCACCACGCGCCCGCCCACCACAGCCGCTATATCAGCGCCCTGCACAAGATCGCCCATAGCCTGCCCGAGGCGACCCGGCGGGTGCTCAACGAGTCGGTGGTCGTCAACACCGCCCGGCGCAGCGACGACGGCACCCTGGAGCGGGTCGCCCTCGCCTGGGAGCGCCATCAGGTCCTGCGCTTCGACTACAAGCGCCCGAACGGCGAACTCGAACGCGGCAACGAGCTGTGCGTGTATTTCGTGGAGGTCAGCCGCGCGAACCTCGCCCCCTACGTGATCGGGCTGGAGCGGCGCCGCCGGGGCGAGGTCCGCACCTTCAAGCTCGGGCGGATGCTCAATCCCGCCACGCTGAGCGATACCTACACCATCCCCGAGGACTTCAACCCCCGCGACTACCTCACCGACGCCTGGGGCGTGATCGGCGGCCAGAACCCGATCACCGTGCGGCTGCGCTTCACGCCCGACGCCGCCTACCGCGTGCTGGAGGGCGGCTATCCCAACGCCAGCGAACCTTTGATCTACGCCGACGGCAGCGTCGAACTCGACATCCGCGCCGGGACCGACCACACCGGCCTGCCCCGCGAACTCATCCCCTGGATTCTCTCCTGGGGACCGAGGGTGGACGTGCTGGGCCCGGCGTTCGTGCGGCGGCACTGGCTCGGCGAACTGCGCGCGGCGCTGCGGCGGCACGAGCCGGAATTCGGGGCGGCGGGTGAGGCCCCCGTGTCCCCGGAACCTCACCCGCCCTCGTAG
- the glpK gene encoding glycerol kinase GlpK — protein MSQYILALDQGTTSSRAIVFDREGSVRSAAQKEFAQSFPRPGWVEHDPLELWSTQSGVAQEAITRAGLRAGDIAAIGITNQRETVVVWDRATGQPIHPAIVWQDRRTAQTCDALRAQGYEATFQAKTGLVLDPYFSGTKVAWILDHVPGARARAERGDLAFGTVDSWLVYHLTGGERHLTDVTNASRTLMFNLHTGDWDDELLALLNVPRALLPEVRGSSEVYGETAEGLFGRRIPIAGIAGDQQAATFGQACLERGMAKNTYGTGCFMLMNTAGEAVPSRHQLLTTVAWQLGGERTYALEGSVFVAGAVVQWLRDGLGIIRESREVEALATSVASSGGVFLVPAFVGLGAPYWDPYARGTVVGLTRGTTSAHIARAALESIAFQSAELLGAMRQDGGGDLRELRVDGGASLNNLMMQFQADILGVPVVRPRVTETTALGAAYLAGLAVGYWSGQGEIARQWGAERTFEPRMDADEREHRLGRWRRAVERSRAWEEPEG, from the coding sequence ATGTCCCAGTACATCCTCGCGCTCGACCAGGGCACCACCTCCAGCCGCGCCATCGTCTTCGACCGGGAGGGCTCGGTCCGATCCGCCGCCCAGAAGGAATTCGCGCAGTCCTTCCCCCGGCCCGGCTGGGTCGAGCACGACCCCCTGGAACTGTGGAGCACCCAGAGCGGCGTCGCGCAGGAGGCGATCACCCGGGCGGGGCTGCGCGCGGGCGACATCGCCGCCATCGGCATCACCAACCAGCGCGAGACCGTGGTGGTGTGGGACCGGGCCACGGGGCAGCCCATCCACCCCGCCATCGTGTGGCAGGACCGCCGCACCGCGCAGACCTGCGACGCGCTGCGGGCCCAGGGGTACGAGGCGACCTTCCAGGCGAAGACGGGCCTCGTCCTCGACCCCTACTTCAGCGGGACGAAGGTGGCGTGGATACTCGACCACGTGCCGGGGGCGCGGGCGCGGGCCGAGCGGGGCGACCTCGCCTTCGGGACGGTGGACTCGTGGCTCGTCTACCACCTCACGGGCGGGGAGCGGCACCTCACCGACGTGACGAACGCCAGCCGCACGCTGATGTTCAACCTCCACACCGGGGACTGGGACGACGAGCTCCTCGCCCTGCTGAACGTGCCGCGCGCCCTCCTCCCCGAGGTCAGGGGCAGCAGCGAGGTCTACGGGGAGACGGCGGAGGGCTTATTTGGCCGCCGCATCCCCATCGCCGGGATCGCGGGGGACCAGCAGGCGGCGACCTTCGGGCAGGCGTGCCTGGAGCGGGGCATGGCGAAGAACACCTACGGCACCGGCTGTTTCATGCTGATGAACACGGCGGGGGAGGCGGTGCCGAGCCGTCACCAGCTCCTGACCACCGTCGCGTGGCAACTGGGGGGCGAGCGCACCTACGCGCTGGAGGGCAGCGTCTTCGTGGCGGGCGCAGTCGTCCAGTGGTTGCGCGACGGGCTGGGCATCATCCGCGAGAGCCGCGAGGTCGAGGCGCTGGCGACGAGCGTGGCGTCGTCGGGGGGCGTGTTCCTGGTGCCCGCCTTCGTGGGGCTGGGGGCGCCGTACTGGGACCCGTACGCCCGCGGAACGGTGGTGGGCCTCACCCGCGGCACCACGTCGGCCCACATCGCCCGCGCCGCGCTCGAATCCATCGCCTTCCAGTCGGCGGAGCTGCTCGGCGCCATGCGGCAAGACGGCGGCGGCGACCTGCGCGAGCTGCGGGTGGACGGCGGCGCCAGCCTCAACAACCTGATGATGCAGTTCCAGGCCGACATCCTCGGCGTGCCCGTCGTGCGCCCGAGGGTGACGGAGACGACCGCCCTGGGTGCGGCGTACCTCGCCGGGCTGGCGGTCGGCTACTGGTCGGGCCAAGGCGAGATCGCCCGGCAGTGGGGGGCGGAGCGCACCTTCGAGCCGCGGATGGACGCGGACGAGCGCGAACACCGCCTGGGCCGCTGGCGCCGGGCGGTCGAGCGCAGCCGGGCGTGGGAGGAACCGGAGGGCTGA
- a CDS encoding DsbA family oxidoreductase: protein MTTPTPATDVYFDFLCPFAWRGVELADVLRQERGLPFRLRHFSLVQGNHPENPDRKAPTWWLHEQGAGEGEPFQRGSLRAFLAAHAATRQGEEAAWRFTLALFRARHERKAELDEETIRGAAGEAGLDPEQFARDLADDAALRDELGGELRDAAALGVFGTPTFALPEGQAAYLRFSRLTRDPNEAQDLWSLYGEVLRSGAGIETIKRPR from the coding sequence ATGACGACTCCCACCCCCGCGACGGACGTGTACTTCGACTTCCTGTGCCCCTTCGCCTGGCGCGGGGTGGAGCTGGCGGACGTGCTGCGGCAGGAACGGGGGCTCCCCTTCCGGCTGCGGCACTTCTCGCTCGTGCAGGGCAACCACCCCGAGAACCCCGACCGCAAGGCCCCGACGTGGTGGCTGCACGAGCAGGGCGCCGGGGAGGGCGAGCCCTTCCAGCGGGGCAGCCTGCGCGCCTTTCTCGCCGCCCACGCGGCGACCCGGCAGGGGGAGGAGGCGGCGTGGCGATTCACCCTCGCCCTCTTCCGCGCCCGCCACGAGCGCAAGGCCGAGCTGGACGAGGAGACGATCCGGGGCGCCGCCGGGGAGGCCGGGCTGGACCCGGAACAGTTCGCCCGTGACCTCGCGGACGACGCGGCGTTGCGTGACGAGCTGGGCGGCGAGTTGCGGGACGCGGCGGCCCTCGGCGTCTTCGGCACGCCGACTTTCGCGCTGCCGGAGGGTCAGGCGGCCTACCTGCGTTTTTCCCGCCTGACCCGCGATCCCAACGAGGCGCAGGACCTCTGGAGCCTGTACGGCGAGGTCCTGCGCTCGGGGGCCGGGATCGAGACGATTAAGCGCCCGCGTTGA
- a CDS encoding glycerol-3-phosphate dehydrogenase/oxidase: MPPLPDPRSPLLAAATAPQVWDLLVIGGGASGLGTAVEAASRGYRTLLLEAHDYAKGTSSRSTKLVHGGVRYLAQGNVGLVREALRERGLLKKNAPHLVHDLGFLIAAYTWWSTPFYGIGLKVYDALAGRLNLQPSRLVSRGGALGKVPTLKRDGLRGGVLYFDGQFDDSRLAITLLRTFEDHGGVALNYAPVTGLVKEGGRVAGARFRDGETGREHEVRARAVVNATGVFVDEVRRMDDPGARDMLSPSQGVHVVVDRRFLPGESALMVPRTDDGRVLFAVPWHGRVVIGTTDTPVPEASLEPRPQEEEVAFILGTAARYLDPAPTRADVRSVYVGLRPLVRNEKTDGAGSTAALSRDHIIRVSDSGLLTLTGGKWTTYRHMGEDTVDRAAALAGLPERLSLTRGLPLHGWSPPGETAGRPDHLRVYGSDADDIQALPGADRLLHPELPYTEAELRWGVRKESARTVEDLLSRRTRALLLNARASVEAAPRAAALLAEELGQGEAWREAQVRAYRDLARGYLLA, encoded by the coding sequence ATGCCCCCGCTCCCCGACCCCCGCTCTCCCCTCCTCGCCGCCGCCACCGCCCCGCAGGTCTGGGACCTCCTCGTGATCGGCGGGGGGGCCTCGGGCCTGGGCACCGCCGTGGAGGCGGCCTCGCGCGGCTACCGCACGCTGCTCTTGGAGGCGCACGACTACGCCAAGGGCACGTCCAGCCGCTCGACCAAGCTCGTTCACGGCGGCGTGCGTTACCTCGCCCAGGGGAACGTCGGCCTGGTCCGCGAGGCCCTGCGCGAGCGCGGCCTGCTGAAAAAGAACGCGCCGCACCTCGTCCACGACCTCGGCTTCCTGATCGCCGCGTACACGTGGTGGTCCACCCCCTTTTACGGGATCGGCCTCAAGGTGTACGACGCGCTCGCCGGGCGGCTGAACCTCCAGCCCAGCCGCCTCGTGAGCCGCGGGGGGGCGCTCGGCAAGGTCCCGACCCTGAAGCGGGACGGGCTCAGGGGCGGGGTCCTGTACTTCGACGGGCAGTTCGACGACTCGCGGCTGGCGATCACCCTGCTGCGGACCTTCGAGGATCACGGCGGGGTGGCCCTCAACTACGCCCCGGTGACCGGGCTCGTCAAGGAGGGGGGCCGGGTCGCCGGGGCCCGCTTCCGCGACGGGGAGACCGGGCGGGAGCACGAGGTCCGGGCGCGGGCGGTCGTCAACGCGACGGGCGTCTTCGTGGACGAGGTGCGCCGGATGGACGACCCCGGGGCGCGCGACATGCTCTCGCCCAGCCAGGGCGTGCACGTGGTCGTGGACCGCCGCTTCCTGCCCGGCGAGAGCGCCCTGATGGTGCCCCGCACGGACGACGGGCGGGTGCTCTTCGCGGTGCCGTGGCATGGCCGCGTGGTGATCGGCACCACCGACACGCCCGTGCCCGAGGCGAGCCTCGAACCCCGGCCGCAGGAGGAGGAGGTCGCGTTCATCCTGGGCACCGCCGCGCGCTACCTCGACCCGGCCCCCACCCGCGCCGACGTGCGCAGCGTGTACGTGGGCCTGCGCCCGCTCGTGAGAAACGAGAAGACCGACGGGGCGGGCTCCACGGCGGCCCTCTCGCGCGACCACATCATCCGCGTCTCGGACTCGGGCCTGCTCACCCTGACGGGCGGCAAGTGGACGACCTACCGCCACATGGGCGAGGACACGGTGGACCGCGCCGCCGCCCTCGCCGGGCTGCCGGAGCGCCTGAGCCTGACGCGGGGCCTGCCCCTGCACGGCTGGAGCCCGCCCGGGGAGACGGCGGGGCGCCCCGATCACCTGCGGGTCTACGGCTCGGACGCGGACGACATCCAGGCCCTCCCGGGCGCGGACCGGCTGCTCCACCCCGAGCTGCCCTACACCGAGGCGGAGCTGCGCTGGGGCGTGCGCAAGGAGAGTGCGCGCACCGTCGAGGACCTGCTCTCGCGCCGCACCCGCGCCCTGCTCCTCAACGCCCGCGCGAGCGTCGAGGCTGCCCCCCGCGCCGCCGCCCTCCTCGCCGAGGAGCTGGGACAGGGCGAGGCGTGGCGGGAGGCGCAGGTGCGGGCCTACCGGGACCTCGCGCGGGGGTATCTCCTGGCCTGA
- a CDS encoding tetratricopeptide repeat protein gives MPRPPAAFVSDEELALSVPALVEEGRADLALRTLWLAAEGAPGLDRFARLLDLLTLLPPETRGGGPGVRLHLRLLTGLRRSGDTLGAVTAARQAGLGAPFLNVYAAWALSQQERFGEALEGLAPSLSESLDTHPDAGPETGGLTRFEDTLGWRVRARSLAALGREGWREAYARARLHASGRALALVWLEEGATLSGRGDVQGALRAYTQALPSVEHDPYYHALALHNLGLVCLRAGRFEEAEAYFGRVRRVGRAAAAFRARALCGEGAVRRALGEWDRAASAYRAALDLEAEDDDRQQAWRGLGHTLRLAGRARSALEWLTRATLATPGDRRTGRSWVFVDVAAAYAALRDPAAARDALGRTGPLTGEDADRGRVVRAELARQGGDPAGALAHLGGLDPRTLWAREEAHAFPELFALLPGPDRPAPLPRAGRTRVTVRALGPLDVRVNGRPVPVGPTSRAGVLLVALLEAEGRAGTGELALAVSDREDRRERHGRQAVSRIAGELRRALGWEASVQARSGAYFLDPGADWDYDVRSALDSGQPVEAFLSGVTLPWVLDREGELRQRD, from the coding sequence GTGCCGCGCCCGCCCGCCGCGTTCGTGTCCGACGAGGAACTTGCCCTGTCCGTCCCGGCCCTGGTGGAGGAGGGCCGGGCGGACCTCGCCCTGCGGACCCTGTGGCTCGCCGCCGAGGGGGCGCCGGGTCTGGACCGCTTCGCGCGGCTGCTGGACCTCCTCACCCTCCTGCCCCCGGAGACGCGGGGCGGCGGGCCGGGCGTGCGCCTCCACCTGCGGCTGCTGACGGGGCTGCGGCGCTCCGGGGACACGCTGGGCGCCGTGACCGCCGCCAGGCAGGCCGGGCTGGGTGCCCCCTTCCTGAACGTCTACGCGGCCTGGGCGCTCTCGCAGCAGGAGCGGTTCGGAGAGGCGCTGGAGGGGCTGGCCCCCAGCCTAAGCGAATCGCTGGACACCCACCCTGACGCCGGGCCGGAGACCGGGGGGCTCACCCGCTTCGAGGACACCCTGGGCTGGCGGGTGCGGGCGCGCTCGCTGGCCGCGCTGGGACGGGAGGGCTGGCGGGAGGCGTACGCGCGGGCGCGCCTCCATGCCTCCGGCCGGGCGCTGGCCCTGGTGTGGCTGGAGGAGGGCGCGACCCTCAGCGGGCGCGGGGACGTGCAGGGCGCCCTGCGCGCCTACACCCAGGCGCTGCCCTCTGTCGAGCACGACCCCTATTACCACGCGCTCGCCCTGCACAACCTGGGGCTGGTGTGCCTGCGCGCGGGCCGCTTCGAGGAGGCCGAGGCCTACTTCGGGCGGGTGCGCCGGGTCGGTCGCGCGGCGGCGGCCTTTCGCGCCCGCGCCCTGTGCGGGGAGGGGGCCGTGCGCCGCGCCCTGGGCGAGTGGGACCGCGCCGCCTCGGCCTACCGCGCCGCCCTGGACCTGGAGGCCGAGGACGACGACCGCCAGCAGGCGTGGCGCGGTCTGGGCCACACCCTGCGCCTCGCGGGCCGGGCCCGCAGCGCCCTGGAGTGGCTGACCCGCGCCACACTCGCCACCCCCGGCGACCGCCGGACGGGCCGCTCGTGGGTCTTCGTGGACGTGGCCGCTGCCTACGCCGCGCTGAGAGACCCCGCCGCCGCGCGGGACGCCCTGGGCCGGACGGGTCCCCTCACGGGCGAGGACGCCGACCGGGGGAGGGTCGTGCGCGCCGAACTCGCCCGGCAGGGGGGCGACCCCGCCGGGGCGCTCGCACACCTGGGCGGCCTCGACCCCCGGACCCTCTGGGCCCGCGAGGAGGCGCACGCCTTTCCCGAGCTGTTCGCCCTCCTCCCCGGCCCGGATCGCCCGGCTCCCCTGCCGCGCGCGGGGCGCACCCGCGTCACGGTGCGTGCCCTGGGTCCCCTCGACGTGCGGGTGAACGGGCGCCCGGTGCCGGTCGGGCCGACCTCGCGGGCGGGCGTGCTGCTCGTCGCGCTGCTGGAGGCGGAGGGGCGGGCGGGCACCGGGGAACTCGCCCTCGCCGTCTCCGACCGGGAGGACCGCCGCGAGCGGCACGGCAGGCAGGCGGTCTCGCGCATCGCGGGCGAGTTGCGCCGCGCCCTGGGCTGGGAGGCCAGCGTGCAGGCCCGCTCGGGCGCGTACTTCCTCGACCCGGGGGCCGACTGGGACTACGACGTGCGGTCGGCCCTCGACTCCGGCCAGCCCGTCGAGGCCTTTCTGAGCGGCGTCACCCTCCCCTGGGTCCTCGACCGGGAGGGGGAGTTGCGTCAGAGGGACTGA
- a CDS encoding LCP family protein: MVLFLVVLGGAGGYLYSEKQETGEIARAVWQELPGKGDPEEAQAEPLFQDLKPENLSPGQAERPAVAPATAEQPGPGRKPSEQPASPPPSIKTPAESPVQAPERPAEASPPAEEVVAAATLTSRPAEGSQATGRPQPTPTKAAQPAPAPSPGAAAPRPATPPAQAPVTRPAPAPQPQPRAPQASARPVGENDGGSMRPNPYSNNVHVLLIANDQERIGEGRADSIMLVTLNPDRRAVTLLSIPRDTRVNIPGHGLDKVNHAYRYGGAALLNRTLQRFFGFPFQYYAEISYGGFRNMIDQVGGVDVNVPFSFDYEGFHFGKGPMHLDGETALAYSRMRKLDPRGAFGREDRHQQIVRALMEKLADIPVGDTVRMNDFARQLIPYVRTDLGPRKIVTLRRAHPYADQPPVRLGVRGHGQTIGGLYYYIVNDAERRRLHLALR, translated from the coding sequence GTGGTCCTTTTCCTCGTGGTGCTGGGAGGCGCGGGGGGCTACCTCTACAGCGAGAAGCAGGAGACCGGCGAGATCGCCCGGGCCGTGTGGCAGGAGCTGCCCGGGAAGGGCGATCCCGAGGAGGCGCAGGCCGAGCCGCTGTTTCAGGACCTGAAGCCCGAGAACCTGAGCCCCGGGCAGGCGGAGAGGCCCGCGGTCGCCCCGGCCACGGCGGAGCAGCCCGGGCCGGGCCGGAAGCCGTCCGAGCAGCCCGCCTCTCCCCCACCGTCCATCAAGACACCTGCCGAGAGCCCGGTTCAGGCGCCTGAGCGCCCCGCCGAAGCGTCCCCCCCGGCCGAGGAGGTGGTCGCGGCGGCCACGCTCACGTCACGTCCAGCCGAGGGGTCGCAGGCCACGGGCAGGCCACAGCCCACGCCGACGAAAGCCGCCCAACCGGCACCCGCACCGTCTCCGGGTGCCGCCGCCCCCAGGCCAGCCACGCCCCCCGCCCAGGCCCCGGTCACGCGGCCAGCCCCCGCGCCGCAGCCGCAGCCCCGGGCCCCGCAGGCGTCCGCGCGCCCGGTGGGGGAAAACGACGGCGGCAGCATGAGGCCCAACCCCTACTCGAACAACGTGCACGTGCTTCTGATCGCCAACGACCAGGAAAGAATCGGCGAGGGCCGGGCCGACTCGATCATGCTCGTCACACTGAACCCCGACCGGCGGGCCGTGACCCTGCTGAGCATTCCGCGCGACACGCGGGTGAACATTCCGGGGCACGGGCTGGACAAGGTGAACCACGCCTACCGCTACGGCGGCGCGGCCTTGCTCAACCGCACGCTGCAACGCTTCTTCGGCTTTCCCTTCCAGTACTACGCGGAGATCAGCTACGGCGGCTTCCGCAACATGATCGATCAGGTAGGCGGGGTGGACGTGAATGTTCCCTTCTCCTTCGACTACGAGGGCTTCCACTTCGGGAAGGGGCCGATGCACCTCGACGGCGAGACGGCGCTCGCCTACAGCCGGATGCGCAAGCTCGATCCGCGCGGCGCCTTCGGGCGCGAGGACCGGCACCAGCAGATCGTGCGCGCCCTGATGGAGAAGCTGGCCGACATTCCGGTGGGCGACACCGTGCGCATGAACGACTTCGCCCGCCAGCTCATCCCGTACGTCCGCACCGACCTGGGCCCGCGCAAGATCGTGACCCTGCGCCGCGCCCACCCCTACGCCGACCAGCCGCCCGTGAGGCTCGGCGTGCGCGGCCACGGGCAGACCATCGGCGGCCTCTACTACTACATCGTGAACGACGCGGAGCGGCGGCGCCTGCACCTCGCCCTGCGGTAG
- the galK gene encoding galactokinase, with product MSFREVFGREPEVTASAPGRVNLLGEHTDYQGGFVLPTAIPQRATVSVARSGGREHRLHSANLNRTLTVPPGERGEDFAPYVIGCIELLGVTDALDVHIDSNVPSGGLSSSAALEVGTLRALRELYGLEQDDVDLALIGQRVEHEYVGVKSGIMDQMASSLADTDHMLFLDTRTLERQVYPFPAGAEVLVIDSGVPRTLAGSGYNERRAQVEEAARLLGVPELRDVTDVAVVEALGDDLLRRRARHVVLENARVLEALHADAGRFGELMNASHASLKDDYEVSHPKVDELVALLQADPRVYGARMTGAGFGGALVALVPQGEAVSVADGVLARYSGQGQRVVP from the coding sequence ATGAGCTTTCGGGAGGTCTTCGGCCGTGAGCCCGAGGTCACCGCCAGTGCCCCGGGCCGCGTCAACCTGCTCGGCGAGCACACCGACTACCAGGGCGGCTTCGTGCTGCCCACCGCCATCCCCCAGCGCGCGACCGTGAGCGTGGCGCGCAGCGGCGGGCGTGAACACCGCCTCCACAGCGCCAACCTGAACCGGACCCTGACCGTGCCCCCCGGCGAGCGCGGCGAGGACTTCGCCCCCTACGTGATCGGCTGCATCGAGCTGCTGGGCGTGACGGACGCCCTCGACGTGCACATCGACAGCAACGTGCCGAGCGGGGGCCTCAGCAGCAGCGCGGCGCTGGAGGTCGGCACCCTGCGGGCCCTGCGCGAGCTGTACGGCCTGGAACAGGACGACGTGGACCTCGCCCTGATCGGCCAGCGGGTCGAGCACGAGTACGTCGGCGTCAAGTCGGGGATCATGGACCAGATGGCGAGCAGCCTCGCCGACACGGACCACATGCTCTTCCTCGACACCCGCACCCTGGAGCGGCAGGTCTACCCCTTCCCGGCGGGGGCGGAGGTCCTCGTGATCGACTCCGGTGTTCCGCGCACCCTGGCGGGCAGCGGCTACAACGAGCGCCGCGCCCAGGTCGAGGAGGCCGCCCGCCTGCTCGGCGTTCCCGAACTGCGTGACGTGACGGACGTGGCGGTGGTCGAGGCCCTGGGGGACGACCTGCTGCGCCGCCGCGCCCGCCACGTCGTCCTCGAGAACGCGCGGGTGCTGGAAGCCCTGCACGCCGACGCGGGGCGCTTCGGGGAGCTGATGAACGCCTCGCACGCCAGCCTGAAGGATGACTACGAGGTCTCGCACCCGAAGGTGGACGAACTCGTGGCCCTTCTCCAGGCCGATCCCCGCGTGTACGGCGCCCGGATGACCGGCGCGGGCTTCGGCGGGGCGCTCGTGGCCCTCGTGCCGCAGGGCGAGGCCGTCTCCGTCGCGGACGGCGTGCTCGCGCGCTACAGCGGGCAGGGCCAGCGGGTCGTGCCCTGA